Proteins encoded together in one Passer domesticus isolate bPasDom1 chromosome 6, bPasDom1.hap1, whole genome shotgun sequence window:
- the FKBP3 gene encoding peptidyl-prolyl cis-trans isomerase FKBP3: MAAAAGPAQPWSAEELRSEALAKKEIIKFLQEHAAQAFLAEHKLLGQVKNVAKTANKEQLIAAYTQLFSTQRFKGTDGAEKAAEKAKPAKAEEAKGKAVKAEEAVEEGPPKYTKSILKKGDKTNFPKKGDTVHCWYTGKLQDGTVFDTNIQSSSKKKKAAKPLSFKVGVGKVIRGWDEALLTMSKGEKAQLEIEPEWAYGKKGQPDAKIPPNAKLFFEVELVDIE, translated from the exons atggcggcggccgcgggcccGGCGCAGCCCTGGAGCGCCGAGGAGCTGCGGAGCGAGGCGCTGGCCAAGAAGGAGATCATCAAATTCCTGCAGGAGCACGCGGCGCAGGCG TTCCTGGCGGAGCACAagctgctggggcaggtgaAGAACGTGGCCAAGACGGCGAACAAGGAGCAGCTGATCGCGGCCTACACGCAGCTCTTCAGCACGCAG CGCTTCAAGGGCACGGACGGCGCCGAGAAGGCGGCGGAGAAGGCGAAGCCGGCCAAGGCGGAGGAGGCCAAGGGGAAGGCGGTGAAGGCCGAGGAGGCTGTGGAGGAG GGGCCACCAAAGTACACCAAATCCATTTTAAAGAAGGGCGACAAAACCAACTTCCCAAAGAAGGGAGACACTGTCCACTGCTGGTACACAGGAAAGCTGCAGGATGGCACAGTCTTCGATACCAATATTCAATCAA GTtcaaagaagaagaaagcagCCAAGCCACTGAGTTTCAAAGTTGGCGTAGGAAAAGTGATTCGAGGT TGGGATGAGGCCCTGCTGACCATGAGCAAAGGAGAGAAGGCCCAGCTGGAGATCGAGCCCGAGTGGGCCTACGGCAAGAAGGGGCAGCCCGATGCCAA GATCCCACCAAATGCAAAACTCTTCTTTGAAGTGGAGCTGGTGGATATTGAATGA